A genomic window from Phoenix dactylifera cultivar Barhee BC4 chromosome 7, palm_55x_up_171113_PBpolish2nd_filt_p, whole genome shotgun sequence includes:
- the LOC103710464 gene encoding very-long-chain aldehyde decarbonylase GL1-1-like — translation MVALLSSWPWNSLGVYKYLLYGPLIAKVMYSSAWEQGQPDRWCLHVLILCVLRGQVHQLWCSFGNMLFLTRRRRVLGDGVDFKQIDKEWDWDNFLILQSFIGALACHSFSSIRNLPRWDPRGALVALLLHVGVSEPLFYWVHRAFHRGYLFARYHSLHHSIPVPQSFTAGFATPLEHLFLCVVMGAPLLGACFLGTGSAGLVYGYVLLFDFLRCMGHSNVEVLPHGLFQALPFLRYLIYTPTYHSLHHTEKNSNFCLFMPFFDVLGGSINDKSWELHKEISLGKNDEVPDFVFLAHVVDVFSSMHVPFVFRTFGSMPLSTKPYLLVLWPGAFMVMLMMWAWSKTFLISFYKLRGRLHQMWAVPRYGFQYFLPFAKDGINEQIELAILRADKMGVKVLSLAALNKNEALNGGGTLFVSKHPDLKVRIVHGNTLTAAVILNEIPKDVEEVFLTGATSKLGRAIALYLCQKKIRVLMLTLSAERFQKIQKEAPPECQHYLVQVTKYQAAQNCKTWIVGKWSSPREQRWAPPGTHFHQFVVPPIIGFRRDCTYGKLAAMRLPQDVQALGSCEYTLERGVVHACHAGGVVHLLEGWTHHEVGAIDVDRIDVVWRAALKHGLTPV, via the exons ATGGTTGCTCTACTGTCTTCCTGGCCTTGGAACAGCTTGGGTGTGTACAAG TATCTCCTATATGGGCCTCTAATAGCCAAGGTCATGTACTCAAGTGCATGGGAGCAAGGGCAACCAGATCGATGGTGCCTCCACGTACTAATCCTCTGCGTCCTCAGAGGGCAAGTCCACCAGCTGTGGTGCTCCTTCGGTAACATGCTCTTCCTCACCCGAAGGCGCCGAGTTCTGGGCGATGGAGTCGACTTCAAACAGATCGACAAGGAATGGGATTG GGACAACTTCCTAATCCTTCAATCCTTCATTGGAGCCTTGGCTTGTCACAGCTTTTCTTCCATCAGAAATCTGCCTCGGTGGGATCCAAGGGGGGCGCTCGTAGCTTTGCTCCTCCATGTGGGGGTCTCAGAACCCCTGTTCTATTGGGTGCACAGGGCGTTCCACAGAGGCTACCTCTTCGCCCGCTACCACTCCCTCCACCACTCCATTCCCGTGCCCCAGTCCTTCACAG CTGGATTTGCCACGCCTCTGGAGCACCTCTTCTTGTGCGTGGTGATGGGTGCGCCCCTCCTCGGCGCCTGCTTCTTGGGAACTGGCTCTGCTGGCTTGGTCTATGGCTATGTCTTGCTCTTTGATTTCTTGAGGTGCATGGGGCACAGCAATGTGGAGGTGCTCCCCCATGGGCTCTTTCAGGCTCTCCCTTTCCTTAGATACCTCATCTACACCCCAAC GTACCATAGCCTCCATCATACTGAGAAGAACTCCAATTTTTGCCTTTTTATGCCTTTCTTTGATGTCTTGGGAGGTTCGATTAATGACAAGTCATGGGAGTTGCACAAGGAGATAAGCTTAG GTAAGAATGATGAAGTTCCCGACTTCGTCTTCCTCGCCCATGTAGTGGATGTGTTCTCCTCCATGCATGTACCATTTGTTTTTCGCACCTTTGGGTCGATGCCACTCTCCACGAAGCCCTACTTGTTGGTGCTGTGGCCAGGTGCATTCATGGTGATGCTCATGATGTGGGCTTGGTCCAAGACTTTCTTGATCTCTTTCTACAAGCTTCGGGGTCGCTTGCATCAAATGTGGGCAGTCCCGCGGTACGGGTTCCAG TACTTCCTACCCTTCGCTAAAGATGGCATCAATGAACAGATTGAGCTGGCCATTCTAAGGGCTGATAAAATGGGCGTGAAGGTCCTCAGCCTTGCAGCATTGAATAAG AACGAAGCTCTCAATGGTGGTGGAACGCTGTTCGTGAGCAAACACCCAGATCTTAAAGTGCGAATTGTCCATGGCAACACCTTAACAGCGGCCGTCATCCTCAACGAGATTCCCAAGGACGTAGAGGAAGTCTTCTTGACGGGTGCCACATCCAAGCTAGGACGGGCAATCGCATTATATCTGTGTCAGAAAAAAATCCGAGTCTTG ATGCTAACTCTATCAGCAGAAAgatttcagaaaattcagaaggaAGCCCCACCAGAATGCCAACACTATCTTGTTCAAGTCACGAAATACCAAGCAGCACAGAATTGTAAG ACATGGATCGTCGGTAAGTGGTCATCACCTCGCGAGCAGCGGTGGGCACCGCCGGGAACCCACTTCCACCAATTTGTGGTTCCTCCTATTATTGGCTTCAGGAGGGACTGCACCTACGGAAAACTGGCTGCCATGAGGCTTCCCCAGGATGTGCAAGCACTAGGATCGTGTGAG TACACACTGGAACGAGGTGTGGTTCATGCCTGTCATGCGGGAGGGGTGGTGCATCTCTTGGAAGGATGGACTCATCACGAGGTTGGTGCGATTGACGTCGACCGAATTGATGTCGTGTGGAGAGCCGCGCTGAAGCACGGACTGACGCCCGTTTGA